The nucleotide window CGAGGTCACCGACGACGGCGGGGGACTCGACCCCGATCAGCTCCGCGACAAGGCGGTCGACGAGGGCGTCAAGAGCCGCGAAGCGGTCGAGGCGATGGAGGACGACGAGGTGTACGACCTCGTGTTCCACCCCGGCTTCTCCACGGCGGAGGAGGTCACGGACGTCTCCGGCCGCGGCGTCGGCATGGACGTGGTCCGAACGACCGCGCGCGACCTCGACGGCTCGGTCTCGGTCGAGAGCGACCCGGGCGAGGGGACGACGGTCCGGTTCCGGCTCCCGGTCACCGTCGCCATCGTGAAGGTGATGTTCGTCGACGTCGGCGGCACGGAGTACGGCATCCCGATAAAATCGATCGCGGAGGTCGCCCGCGCAGACGACGTCGAGGAGGTCCACGGCGACGAGGTCGTCAGACACGAGGACGACCTCTACCCCGTCGTCAGGCTCAACGAGCGGCTCGGCGAGATCGACCCGACCGCGGCCGAGACGTCCGCCGAGGAGACCCCGGCCGCCGACGGCGGCGTCGCGGTCGACGGCGAGAGCGCCGACGCACCGGAGATCGGCGACGACGAGGACGCGGCCGAGGAGGCCGGAGGCGCGACCGACGACGGGATGCTCGTGCGGATCCGCGAGGAGACCCGCCAGGTCGCGCTCCACTGCGACGCCGTCTTAGACCAGGAGGAAGTGGTCGTCAAACCGCTCGACGGTCCGCTCTCGGGGACGCCCGGCCTCAGCGGCACGGCCGTCCTCGGGGACGGGGATGTCGTGGCCGTGCTCGACGTGGTGAGCCTATGAGCGACGCGACGGACGGCCCGGCGGGGGAGACCGCGTTCGAGGGCGTTCTCCGGCAGATCGACGACACGGTTCCGTTCGAGCCGGGGTACTACAACGAGTCGTACCTCGACCGCCGGATCACGGCGCGGATGCGGCGGCGCGACACGGAGTCGCACGCCGAGTACGAGCGCATCCTCCGCGAGGACGCCGACGAGCGCGAGGCGCTGATGGACGCGCTCACGATCAACGTGACGGAGTTCTTCCGCAACCCGGAGATGTGGGACGTCCTCCGCGAGGTGTTGCGCGAGCGGACCGCGAACCAGCGGCGCGTCAGGGTGTGGTCCGCGCCGTCGGCCGACGGCCGCGAGCCGTACTCAGTCGCAATGTTAGCCTGCGACGACGACGAGATAGACGAGTCGCGCGTGGAGGTGCTCGGCTCCGACATCA belongs to Halorubrum sp. DM2 and includes:
- a CDS encoding protein-glutamate O-methyltransferase CheR, encoding MSDATDGPAGETAFEGVLRQIDDTVPFEPGYYNESYLDRRITARMRRRDTESHAEYERILREDADEREALMDALTINVTEFFRNPEMWDVLREVLRERTANQRRVRVWSAPSADGREPYSVAMLACDDDEIDESRVEVLGSDISEEALDNAREGVYHTTRTTDIAEELEPLSDPDRYVERDEDAFRVRSAVKRLVEFETHDLIRDGARDPFDVVLCRNLLIYIDIDHKAALFDTLEASLAEDGVLVLGMTESVPPDRSDRYEPIDKRRRVFGRR